The following proteins come from a genomic window of Eleginops maclovinus isolate JMC-PN-2008 ecotype Puerto Natales chromosome 8, JC_Emac_rtc_rv5, whole genome shotgun sequence:
- the LOC134868763 gene encoding uncharacterized protein LOC134868763, producing MTTGASVFLPSEYTSHFNSSEIRLYSTKLERLNISDPYNSPGVLFKSITSCSEDDVPDLRYADIHSYLVSFPSVYSGDSLRAYKSLEAYKWCQSGFVNNIQLWSLTSKNFGIITARVNHSQRLNESQLKPWVVVRNDGVVLGAHCNCTAGLGESCSHVSAVLFSLWGKNNARHEEISCTSKKCKWASPSEDAAKNVEYLQGKDIIFNHTQQNKKGNSTKGTSAPPSFPPLTAAEQTQFYQNLSQCRTQDGKSCRPAVLSVVRGYATSYVPKAVKLDLPEPLTSLYDKKARDLNLAELQERAEGIFEDLTVTEEQSDIVEEETQAQSKSRIWFDQRSGRVTGSTFRAATRTDLRKPAVSLIRQICDPKSHVFSSEATRYPPHPVEMKQIEP from the exons atgaccaccggtgccagtgttttcttaccgagcgagtatacttctcattttaattcaagtgaaattcggctttatagtacaaaattagagagattaaatataagcgacccatataattcacccggtgtgcttttcaagagcataacctcctgctctgaagacgatgtacccgacttgcgctacgcagacatccacagctatcttgtaagctttccatcagtgtactcaggagactccctcagagcgtacaaaagcttggaggcttacaaatggtgtcagtccggcttcgtaaacaacattcaactgtggagtcttacatccaaaaacttcggcatcatcactgcaagg gttaatcactcccaaaggcttaatgaaagtcaactaaagccatgggtggtggtgaggaacgacggtgttgtgctgggagcccactgcaactgcacagcgggactcggggagagctgctctcatgtgtcagctgttctcttcagtctgtggggaaaaaacaacgcaAGGCACGAGGAGATCAGCTGCACatccaaaaaatgcaagtgGGCCTCTCCCAGTGAGGATGCTGCGAAGAATGTGGAGTACCTGCAGGGCAAGGACATCATATTCAACCatactcaacaaaataaaaaggggaattccACCAAGGGTACCTCTGCGCCCCCATCTTTCCCAcccctgactgctgctgagcaaacacagttcTACCAAAATCTCTCACAGTGCCGGACTCAAGATGGGAAgtcctgcagacctgcagtCCTGTCAGTTGTTCGCGGGTACGCCACATCCTATGTACCCAAGGCTGTCAAGCTAGATTTACCTGAACCCCTTACCAGTCTGTATGACAAGAAGGCAAGAGACCTGAACCTGGCTGAATTACAAGAGCGTGCAGAAGGAATATTTGAGGACttgactgtcactgaagaacag AGTGATATTGTAGAGGAGGAGACCCAAGCACAGTCCAAGTCCAGAATTTGGTTTGATCAAAGGAGTGGTAGGGTGACAGGATCTACCTTCAGAGCAGCAACAAGAACAGACCTCAGAAAGCCAGCCGTGTCTCTCATAAGACAGATATGTGACCCAAAGTCCCATGTTTTCAGCAGTGAGGCTACCAGGTATCCTCCCCATCcagtagaaatgaaacaaattgaacCTTGA